The following nucleotide sequence is from Corylus avellana chromosome ca7, CavTom2PMs-1.0.
NNATTTAAAAAGAAGAGCTGCAAAATcttaaagataaaataaaagaataaaatttgaaGTGTACTTTTCTCTCAAGGAAAAGGAACTTGTAGAGAATATGTTTCCTATCGTCTCTATCGTCTCTATTGACCCTTAATTTACATAACGACCAAGTacgaaaacaaataaataaagggtaaatatattagaAGTTCTTGAGTCAACGCGCTCAAATTTTTATCTcattaagtcttttttttttcgaaaatttactttctgggtcaatcgaaatgtcaataaaatctctaccgtcaaaattttttaacagctgTTAATTCCAATCGAAACACACTGTTTCACctcattaatatattaattttttattaatttaatttaaaaattaaatctaaaataaataaaataaaataaaaaaaaaaaaaaaaaaaaaaaaaaaaaaaaaaaaaaaaaaaaaaaaaaaaaaaaagaggaggaaagCTCTTCCGATGATTGGAGAAGATAGAGGGAGTGAGGAGAAGATAAATGACAGTAAGTGTGcatttgggagtgcgtttttaaaaaaataatctgcgattttaaaccaaatcgcaattttagggtgtttggaattgcgattttaaaaacgcaaattttaaaatcgcaaaaaaatctgcgatttccataagctgattagagtgtgcttatttgaaaaagtgcgaatttaaaacaaaatcacgatttctattaaaaagatatttgacacaatagttaccttttttagaacgggaatgaaaaaaataccaagaatacccacctaaaatatattaaaacccttcttttctctttttatttttattttttcttcattctctgtcttgttcatttttattggtaatttggtcatgaaaccgcaattttatgctaatgttatccaaacactcaattgataaaaaaatactttttagtatgttttaccaaacgcctgtacgattttaaaaagtagcgattttaaaaacgtaatttttaaccaattggtttttagatgagatggtcaaaggccCGATCCAACACCCCTCACACAAGAGTGTCATGCGTACTCTAAGAGAAACGACACTCATTTAGCAGCAGTGGAAGCTAACTAGGAGCTATGATATCAATTGTTGGGGAGATAAACACCAAGAGAGtcaaataagagtaaattaatatacatattagaaCACAACTtttagcccaaaagcctaagcttatGGGCATgagtccacttaggtatattaaccactcttattctttatacttttctCAATGTAGGACACAAACCTTACAAGTGTATGCATAACAGCGTTGATAGGCAAGAGTTAGAGCTAATACATAGTTATCAATCATAGGAATAGGTTTGTCGTTGATGacttgcttttaaaaaaaagaaaaaatcatatcaGTGTCTTTTTTCCATTGAAAATTCTGTACTagtctcttttttcttttttttccataGCCTGCTGTTCCCTTATTTGAAATGTTAATGATACACTGTTCTCCAATCTCCATGCAACATATTTGTAAGCCTATTACTGCAGGTAAATGTATTTGtagtaaaggaaaagaaaatttaaaggaTTTGAATATATAGCATCTATACGCGCGTACAGTGCATCGACATGATTGAAAACCATGTAGCATTTCACCAGAGTGCAGATATCATTagaaactgaaacaaaattagaacatCTAATCCTTATTACTTTAATGCATCTTCGAAAATACATAGTTTAGTTCAAAATCTTGAGCATACAAGCTAGGCAAGTGCAGTAAGCATAATGCGTAATTGCTTGTGGGTTAATTAATCTCGCTTTGCTTCTGTCCAAATAGTGCTTTTAGATTGTAAGGCCATGTGACATCAAGATTTCCATTCCATAATAGTTTGGCTAGTTGCTCGTTAGCCTTTTCAGATGGATGAGCAGAGTCAAAAAACAGATATTCACTGGGGTTCCCACATAATTCATACTGATCTTTGATTGATCTCTTCCCTCCACAGCTTTGAATTCCTCTGTATGGACCACTTCCACAACATCCCATCTTCCCTTCTTtgaaaccttcatagaaaaggTAAATTACAAATGCTTTTAATCTATgattaaaaaaactatattctgaaaatgaaaatggctatTACATACCATATTTTAAAGGGTTATTCATTCCTTCGGTGATAAAATTGTAGAGATTGGTATATGAATATTTGAATCCTTCCAGCTGGCTCGTGAGGATCTGGAGGGCATGAGAGAGTGCTTTATTATGCCGTTTAACCAGTGCTGTAATTTCCTCACTATTTTCTGGCATTATTGCTTTCGTAGATGGAAAATAACCCGCTGGTGGCAAGTTTAGAAACCCAAATTTCCTTCCTCCTTTCCTATGTATTTCCTGAcatatcaaaatataattacaaagcactttaaaaatgaaaaccaagaataatcaaaatcaagtatgttttaaattttggattcaaCAATAGGCTGCTATTATTACTTTGATCACAGTTGTGAAGTTGCCAATCACCATATCTACATATTCTTCATGCGTGGAAAATCGAAGCAGGCTGGAGTTTGTACTGAAAGGGGCTGCGTAATCGTTGGTTCCAATGCTAAATAAGTAAACAGCTCTGGACAACAATTTCTTTGTTTGTGCTTCACCAAGTGTACGCTTCAACACCGTCTCCATGTTCTTGAAATATTTAAGTTGAGTGTTTAGGTCTATCACCTGATAATGACGAagaccacaaaaaaaacaacaaaaaacaaaaaacaaaaaaacaagtgCAAACAGAATCAATTAATGCGCTGCCATCAAGtgaaaatatttgataattaGATATAGAAATACACATACCCATCCCCGACGAGAGCTACTTTCAACATTAAGAGCACCAGCTCCTGCTGATGCAAAGTTAGCCCCATCAGTATATCGAGGATAGGCGGGATGTAGATACGGTAGAACTAAAGGCAATTTTGCATACTCAGCTGTAGcaataatgtttcaaaagtcaATTGTGCAACAATTGATTCAGGTACCAAAGAAAGAAACCCATGATTGTATATTACCTATGAAATCTGGAATTAGACGGCCATTAGAAGCTCTTCCAGTGGGGTACTTGAAGAAGGTTTCCCCATAGGGCCAAACATTTGCCTGAAAATTAGTGGTAGTGTTGATATAGTTATTGTTTCCGGCATCAAATAATGAATCCCCGAAAATGAACAGGGCAGCAAGTTCCTCCGGCAGACAGGTTTGGGCAAGGCATTGGGTAATTGGGAGAATAAGGCATGCACACAAAACCAAGAAACAGAAATGGAACCTTAAACCCATCATGTTACAACATGTTCAGTACCTTCTGCTAATTTCTCACTAGttgtaattttcatttatagGCTGGTTTCTGCTTGCTTGCCGGTgaggaaaaatgaaataaatcattattttcattaaaatattggTTGTGTGAGCTAATCACACACGAAGATTGAATAAATGGTAGGTTAATAAGGACAAAAAAGTACACAATCACGGGTCTAACATCATATTGAACGTGTTTGTTGTGAGAGGAGGTGTTGAAAGGTGTGAAGGAGTCTTGCATGCAAGATTCTTCTTTTGAGAGTCTTTTTACAACTAATAAAATAGTTTCTAGGCTTCACCCTTAACGTCCCTAACTAGAGACTTAATTAGCCACTCATGTTCATGAAAATAATCAAAGTGCTAAACACTAACAAATCacaaataatgaaattaaaaatcacaATGTGAAGAATTGGCTTGCATCCAGCTTGCAGAGAAACACCACCGAAATAAGAGTAGAGATTTTTGGCTGCTAAGGAGAGTCAGCCAAGCgtttgccaattttttttttattttttttaatggaagaGGACAGAGGTTACAAGGGAGGAAGCGTCTGTCAAATTTAAAACCGAAAATTATTGATCAgaaattgatcaaattatatatcaaattcaCTGGCCTCCATGAATCATTGATCTGAAATCGGTATCAGCAAAAGTATATAAAACCGAGATGGCGTTTTGAAGCATTAGCTCCAAATTTATGATGTCCGAATACCTTTAGGGTGATACCATCCTTAAAGAGTTAGCCTTTCACctctagattttagttttgaatccagaaaagagttttgaggcattaaaaccCAAATATTAGCTAATGAAAATTTAGCTAATATCACTCAAAATATCTCACAATACAACTCAAAAAACTTGCATTTTCTCAtggaaatttcatcaaacatatagaatgcaaaaacataaacataaacaccAATggcgaaaaaaaaaaccaacaaaaatctTTCTTCTCATATAAAcgtttttttatataaataataataaaaaaagacaacagaattttaatttccctttttttttttctttttagatgcAACAACGTCAGCGTTGGACAACACTGGACTGCCTCTAGGATGCCGGATAGCATGACTCCCGAAATAATATTAGCGCCCTAGAAAGAAATTCTGCATTTGTAACAGCTCTAGCACCTGCAACTGACTCACCAGAATTAGAAAATGTCCAATGAATCTCTCTCCTTTTATAGATGagataaaccttttttttttttttttcaaaaaaacaaattttttaaaaaaaccaaagggtgaataaatacaatttttttttggaataaattaaaaaaattagtcatggtttaaattacaaatcactcatgtggtataaaaaatatggataaatgaaaaatcaaaccgTGTGGTTGGCCAAACCGACTGTCACccctttcctcttttttttttttttttaaaaaaaatatatatatattttttagtttttaatttttttaatttttaattttagtttttaaaagaataagggtattataggaatataaaaaaatatggcctttttgacacactttggtaaTTTGATGGACTACTTTAGCATATTTGAAACATCATGTGGCTCTTTAAAAAACGGCTGTTAATTTGAGAGGCTTTTTCCTTCTCCCAcgctcttaaaaaaaaaaaaaaaaaaaaaaaagaacacctTTGCATTTCTCCACTAGCTAGCCGttgggaaagagagagaagcttCTCCCTGTCTTCTCACTTATCTTTATTTTTCGAGAATTACTAGGCTCACAAaaagattttataattttttttttttacaatataatGTGGAACAACACAATTGAAAATGAggtaaatttaacttttaagaaaTCTATCATATtatgccacatcatgttgtaatttttttttaaaaaaaaaaaaaaaaaaaaattatttgtaatctttaacattttccttacTTTTCACATTTGTTGTTCTCTTCATATCGGCAGGTAAGGAGtaagaaaaattaaaccatGAATGAACTTGGACTCTTCAACCATGTCAGTACTTGCGGCCCAAGCTTCAATAttgcaattgaaaaaaaaaaattattgtaatctttaacattttccttacTTTTCACATTTGTTGTTCTCTTCTTATCGGCAGGTAAGGAGTAAGGAAAATTAAACCATGAATGAACTTGGACTTTTCAACAATGCCAGTACTTGCTGCCCAAGCTTCAATACAATTATTTCGTAAATCAAAATTGTGCTCTCCTCAACGTATACAATTATAATAATGGAAGTCAAGAAAAGAAACGGATCCGACATACTTTTCTCTACCTATGGCCGGCCATGACAATCTTTGTTAAGCTGGGCAAAGAATTATAGAATATATGTAAACCATCAACATGTACAATGTACATCATTATTTTCTACAATACATTCAATGCGGTCATGAGTACTAACTCTCTTTTTTCGTCCTTATCAATAATaccatttatttattcaatCTTGAACGTACGTATGCAGTGACGGAGTTAGGATTCAATTCTTGTAAGGGCGGtattaataagttttttttttttttctaatgaggaaataaataaaaaataatagttagcTTTTGCATGTAGACATTCACTTTACCGTTACTAGTAAAATAGTTGCATAAgatatggttaaattttttttaattttttttttttttatctgaaaaTTACATTTactttgtatttgattttttttcctaacagcataaactaaacattgagtggattagagaaattttattgGGTGGGTTTGATTTTTGGAGCTCGGTAGTGTTGGGGTTTAATTTTTTGGCAATGGAAAGTGGA
It contains:
- the LOC132186499 gene encoding GDSL esterase/lipase 1-like; translated protein: MMGLRFHFCFLVLCACLILPITQCLAQTCLPEELAALFIFGDSLFDAGNNNYINTTTNFQANVWPYGETFFKYPTGRASNGRLIPDFIAEYAKLPLVLPYLHPAYPRYTDGANFASAGAGALNVESSSRRGWVIDLNTQLKYFKNMETVLKRTLGEAQTKKLLSRAVYLFSIGTNDYAAPFSTNSSLLRFSTHEEYVDMVIGNFTTVIKEIHRKGGRKFGFLNLPPAGYFPSTKAIMPENSEEITALVKRHNKALSHALQILTSQLEGFKYSYTNLYNFITEGMNNPLKYGFKEGKMGCCGSGPYRGIQSCGGKRSIKDQYELCGNPSEYLFFDSAHPSEKANEQLAKLLWNGNLDVTWPYNLKALFGQKQSEIN